A part of Aegilops tauschii subsp. strangulata cultivar AL8/78 chromosome 2, Aet v6.0, whole genome shotgun sequence genomic DNA contains:
- the LOC109764354 gene encoding cytosolic sulfotransferase 5, translating into MSSSSSMRISPPQEGEAKTNEELYQQFTKLVSSWPCSPALSNYQLYRHDNGWHSSLAPMVGTMVADACFAARPSDIIVATLPKSGTTWIKALLYSTVHRREHPADSSDHPFNTRGPHECIKFLEYQLYTQNRIPDLDELPDPRLFATHAPFVSLPRSVVASGCKIVCVCRDPKDTLISHWNFANKFRVGDGLEPLSVQAAADYFCDGVSPFGPCWDHVLGYWRAHSANPEQVLFFRYEEMSRDPAAHVRRLAEFVGCPFSVEEEEDGVVDAIVKLCSFEHMTGLEATKGGKTELTFGVVENSSFFRRGQVGDWENHLSPETARKIDAITEAKFRGSGLSI; encoded by the coding sequence atgtcttcctcctcctccatgcGAATCTCTCCACCGCAAGAAGGCGAGGCCAAAACCAACGAAGAGCTCTACCAGCAGTTCACCAAGTTGGTGTCCTCCTGGCCGTGCTCCCCTGCCCTCTCCAATTACCAGCTCTACCGCCACGACAATGGCTGGCACAGCAGCCTGGCTCCAATGGTCGGCACCATGGTCGCCGACGCATGCTTCGCCGCGCGCCCCTCGGACATCATCGTCGCCACGCTGCCCAAGTCCGGCACGACGTGGATCAAGGCGCTCCTCTACTCCACGGTGCACCGGAGGGAGCACCCCGCGGACTCCTCCGACCACCCGTTCAACACCCGTGGTCCTCACGAGTGCATCAAGTTTCTCGAGTACCAGCTCTACACGCAGAACAGGATCCCGGACCTCGACGAGCTCCCGGACCCCAGGCTCTTCGCCACGCACGCCCCCTTCGTGTCGCTGCCGAGGTCAGTCGTGGCGTCGGGCTGCAAGATCGTGTGCGTGTGCCGCGACCCCAAGGACACCCTGATCTCGCATTGGAACTTCGCGAACAAATTCAGGGTCGGGGACGGACTGGAGCCGCTCTCAGTCCAGGCCGCCGCCGACTACTTCTGCGACGGCGTGTCGCCGTTCGGGCCGTGCTGGGACCATGTCCTCGGGTACTGGCGCGCGCACTCCGCGAACCCCGAGCAGGTGCTCTTCTTCAGGTACGAAGAGATGAGTCGTGACCCGGCGGCACACGTGCGGAGGCTGGCGGAGTTTGTCGGATGTCCGTTCAGtgtggaggaggaggaagacggcgTGGTGGACGCCATCGTCAAGCTGTGCTCGTTCGAGCACATGACTGGGCTCGAAGCGACAAAGGGTGGCAAGACAGAGCTCACGTTTGGCGTTGTGGAGAACAGCTCATTCTTCCGGCGCGGCCAGGTCGGGGACTGGGAGAACCATCTATCGCCGGAGACGGCACGAAAGATCGATGCCATCACCGAGGCCAAGTTTAGGGGCTCCGGTCTCTCTATCTAG